Proteins from one Pseudarthrobacter sp. BIM B-2242 genomic window:
- a CDS encoding resuscitation-promoting factor, which yields MVKLFTTDGKFSFIKIGTQLVVLCALVVGLVAFVGNNKTVTLNVDGKVTTVQSFGGTVGQVVKSANVELKAADRVSPSADVKVENGTVINVNMAKAVKVSLDGAEKTVSTTAPDVAGLVTELGVASASSVSVPKEAQLAVAGSFVSISTPKNISIVADGKVSTATTTAGTVAQVLEDAGITLGVDDRTSQPGNAHVVNNMVVKVSRVDTSQTAATSEDVAFEVLKTESAELLKGETEVTQAGVAGKVDKTFKLVLVDGREASRTLVSESVSVQPVTEKVTIGTKAKPVAAAPAAAPAGTNTGAAAPAMMNEAMWDKIAQCESTGNWSINSGNGYYGGLQFDIRTWIGAGGGAYAPNASLATKAQQIDIANRVYAQRGLQPWGCGWAATS from the coding sequence GTGGTCAAGCTCTTCACAACGGACGGCAAGTTCAGTTTTATCAAGATCGGCACCCAACTCGTGGTGCTCTGTGCGCTCGTCGTAGGCCTCGTAGCCTTCGTGGGAAATAACAAAACCGTTACCCTCAACGTCGACGGCAAAGTGACCACTGTCCAGTCCTTCGGCGGCACCGTGGGCCAGGTCGTCAAAAGCGCAAACGTGGAACTGAAAGCCGCCGACCGCGTCTCGCCCTCGGCTGACGTCAAAGTGGAGAACGGCACGGTCATCAACGTCAACATGGCCAAGGCCGTAAAGGTCAGCCTGGACGGTGCGGAGAAAACCGTCAGCACCACGGCTCCGGATGTCGCGGGCCTCGTCACTGAACTCGGAGTGGCCAGCGCCTCCTCGGTTTCCGTACCCAAGGAAGCCCAGCTCGCAGTCGCAGGCTCCTTCGTCTCCATTTCCACCCCCAAGAACATCAGTATTGTTGCTGACGGCAAGGTCTCCACGGCCACCACAACGGCGGGGACCGTCGCGCAGGTGCTCGAAGATGCCGGCATCACCCTCGGCGTCGACGACCGGACGTCCCAGCCCGGCAACGCACATGTGGTGAACAACATGGTTGTCAAGGTCTCCCGCGTGGACACCAGCCAGACCGCCGCCACCAGCGAAGACGTCGCTTTCGAGGTCCTCAAAACGGAAAGCGCCGAACTGCTCAAGGGCGAGACGGAAGTCACCCAGGCCGGCGTCGCCGGAAAGGTCGACAAGACCTTCAAGCTGGTTCTCGTGGACGGCCGCGAGGCCTCACGGACGCTGGTTTCCGAATCCGTTTCTGTCCAGCCCGTGACCGAGAAGGTCACCATTGGCACCAAAGCCAAGCCGGTCGCCGCAGCACCCGCCGCAGCACCTGCGGGAACCAACACCGGCGCCGCGGCTCCGGCAATGATGAACGAAGCCATGTGGGACAAGATCGCGCAGTGCGAGTCCACTGGTAACTGGTCCATCAACTCCGGCAACGGATACTACGGCGGCCTCCAGTTCGACATCCGGACCTGGATCGGCGCGGGCGGCGGAGCGTACGCCCCGAACGCCAGCCTTGCCACCAAAGCCCAGCAGATCGACATCGCCAACCGCGTTTATGCACAGCGTGGCCTGCAGCCGTGGGGCTGTGGCTGGGCCGCTACCAGCTAG
- the rsmA gene encoding 16S rRNA (adenine(1518)-N(6)/adenine(1519)-N(6))-dimethyltransferase RsmA, with protein sequence MTEPTAAAPAPLFGASDIRRLAEEIGIRPTKTLGQNFVIDGNTIRRIVSVARIGSDETVLEVGPGLGSLTLGLLDAAKAVVAVEIDPVLAAKLPDTVRSWRPEAADNFHLVQADAMRVTSLPVEPTALVANLPYNVAVPVVLHLLQHFPSLQHGLVMVQDEVADRLAAGPGSKTYGVPSVKAAWYSSMRKAGVIGMNVFWPAPKIHSGLVAFTRREAPVTTATREQVFAVIDAAFAQRRKTLRAALAGWAGGASEAERCLVAAGVDPTARGEVIDIHAFARIAEAREATA encoded by the coding sequence GTGACTGAACCGACTGCCGCCGCGCCCGCACCCCTCTTCGGCGCCTCCGACATCCGCCGGCTGGCAGAGGAAATTGGCATCCGGCCCACTAAGACACTTGGCCAGAACTTCGTCATCGACGGCAACACCATCCGCCGGATTGTCTCAGTGGCCCGTATCGGATCCGATGAAACGGTGCTGGAAGTGGGGCCCGGCCTAGGTTCGCTCACGCTGGGCCTGCTGGATGCGGCGAAGGCGGTGGTCGCCGTCGAAATCGATCCGGTCCTGGCAGCGAAGCTGCCCGACACCGTACGCTCCTGGCGGCCGGAAGCAGCGGACAACTTCCACCTCGTTCAAGCCGACGCCATGAGGGTGACCTCCCTCCCGGTTGAGCCCACCGCGCTGGTAGCAAACCTTCCCTACAACGTTGCCGTTCCGGTGGTCCTCCACCTGCTCCAGCATTTCCCGAGCCTGCAGCACGGGCTCGTGATGGTCCAGGACGAAGTGGCCGACAGGCTGGCCGCCGGCCCGGGGTCAAAGACCTACGGCGTACCGTCCGTCAAAGCGGCCTGGTACAGCAGCATGCGCAAAGCCGGGGTCATCGGCATGAACGTCTTTTGGCCTGCACCGAAGATCCACTCCGGCCTTGTGGCTTTTACCCGCCGGGAAGCGCCCGTCACAACAGCTACCCGCGAGCAGGTGTTCGCCGTTATTGATGCCGCGTTCGCCCAGCGCCGCAAGACGCTGCGTGCCGCACTGGCAGGCTGGGCCGGCGGAGCGTCCGAGGCCGAACGCTGCCTCGTTGCCGCCGGTGTGGACCCCACGGCCCGGGGCGAAGTGATCGACATCCACGCGTTTGCCCGGATAGCGGAAGCCCGCGAGGCCACGGCATGA
- a CDS encoding 4-(cytidine 5'-diphospho)-2-C-methyl-D-erythritol kinase: MRASAGRFSARTVRVKAPGKVNVSLDVGPLRPDGYHSVASVYLAVSLYEEVSATSTQTPGITLSISPESTLDLDDVDIPLDENNLAYKAAAMMADVSEHATGVHLEITKRVPVAGGMGGGSADAAATLLACDALWNSGLSRDELAHIAADLGADVPFSLLGGTAVGLGVGDELSPALVKARTDWVLVAADYGLPTPEVFRTLDRLRDAEGLEAAEPTAVDPRILQALRGGDAVALSRVLVNDLQRASIDLAPKLRHTLGRGEALGALAGIVSGSGPTVALLARSPAAADNLAEDLRHYGMTAFPVHGPVHGARIMSDTLL, from the coding sequence ATGAGGGCATCCGCCGGCCGGTTTTCCGCAAGGACGGTCCGGGTAAAGGCGCCCGGCAAAGTCAACGTTTCCCTGGATGTGGGACCATTGCGGCCCGACGGCTACCACTCCGTGGCCAGCGTCTACCTCGCGGTGTCACTCTATGAGGAAGTTTCAGCCACCAGCACGCAGACGCCGGGAATCACCCTCAGCATCAGTCCGGAGAGCACGCTCGACCTGGACGATGTGGACATCCCGCTGGACGAAAACAACCTGGCGTACAAAGCCGCGGCCATGATGGCTGATGTCTCAGAACATGCCACCGGCGTCCACCTGGAGATCACCAAGCGCGTCCCCGTGGCCGGCGGGATGGGCGGCGGATCGGCTGATGCCGCCGCCACCCTCCTGGCCTGCGACGCACTCTGGAACAGCGGGCTGTCAAGGGACGAACTGGCACACATCGCCGCTGACCTGGGTGCCGACGTCCCGTTTTCCCTCCTCGGCGGTACGGCCGTCGGACTCGGCGTGGGGGATGAACTCTCGCCGGCGCTCGTCAAGGCCCGGACGGACTGGGTCCTTGTGGCCGCAGACTACGGCCTGCCAACCCCGGAGGTCTTCCGCACGTTGGACCGGCTCCGGGACGCGGAAGGCCTCGAAGCGGCAGAGCCCACGGCCGTTGACCCCAGGATCCTGCAGGCGCTCCGCGGCGGTGATGCCGTGGCCCTCAGCCGGGTACTCGTCAACGACCTCCAGCGGGCGTCCATTGATCTTGCCCCCAAGCTCCGCCATACGCTGGGACGGGGCGAAGCGCTCGGCGCCCTGGCCGGGATCGTCTCCGGTTCCGGACCCACGGTGGCACTGTTGGCCCGCAGTCCGGCCGCAGCCGACAACCTGGCCGAGGACCTGCGGCACTACGGCATGACGGCGTTCCCTGTGCACGGCCCCGTGCATGGCGCCCGCATCATGTCCGATACCCTCCTTTAA
- a CDS encoding ABC-F family ATP-binding cassette domain-containing protein produces MAHLLGGENLTVSYATRTVLDGITLGLEEGDRIGMVGRNGDGKSTLMRLLAMRSTPDSGRVTKRSEVNIGYLDQSDVLDGDLTVGAAIVGDQADYEWARNPQIREVMGGLVSDVDWHANVHALSGGQKRRVALAKLLIEDHDVIMLDEPTNHLDVEGVAWLSRHLKTRWRPNQGAFLVVTHDRWFLDEVCTKTWEIHDGIMDPFDGGYAAYVLARAERDRAANVMESKRQQLVKKELAWLRRGAPARTAKPKFRIEAANALIADVPEPRDSTALSKMATARLGKDVLDLENVSLDFLGGDAGQKLFDNITLRLAPGERLGLVGVNGAGKTTLLKLLNGEIQPSSGKVKRGKTVVTAVLTQEVKELDDVSDLRVIEVIEREKRSFNVGGKEFTAGQLVEQLGFTNEKQWTPVKDLSGGERRRLQLLRLLVGEPNVLMLDEPTNDLDTDTLAAVEDVLDGWPGTLVVVSHDRYLLERVTDHQMALLGDGKIRALPRGVDQYLELRESALAGSTITGGGNPVTGASGSATPAATGSSEAEKRDARKAKNRIERQMGKLEQAEKKIHDQMVKSTAGSDFDALAEQNKKLKDLAGEREALELEWLEALEVLGE; encoded by the coding sequence TTGGCACACCTTCTTGGCGGCGAGAACCTCACGGTTTCGTACGCAACGCGCACCGTCCTGGACGGCATCACCCTTGGACTCGAGGAGGGTGACCGGATCGGCATGGTGGGCCGGAACGGTGACGGCAAGTCAACGCTCATGCGCCTGCTGGCCATGCGGTCTACCCCCGACTCCGGCCGGGTGACCAAGCGCAGCGAAGTCAACATCGGCTACCTGGACCAAAGCGACGTGCTCGACGGCGACCTGACCGTCGGTGCCGCGATCGTCGGGGATCAGGCCGATTACGAATGGGCTCGCAACCCCCAGATCCGCGAAGTCATGGGCGGCCTGGTGTCCGACGTCGACTGGCACGCCAATGTCCACGCCCTTTCGGGCGGGCAGAAACGGCGCGTGGCGCTGGCCAAGCTCCTCATCGAGGACCATGACGTGATCATGCTCGATGAGCCCACGAACCACCTCGACGTCGAAGGCGTCGCGTGGCTGTCGCGGCACCTGAAGACCCGCTGGCGCCCCAACCAGGGCGCGTTCCTGGTGGTCACCCACGACCGCTGGTTCCTCGACGAAGTCTGCACCAAGACCTGGGAAATCCACGACGGCATCATGGACCCGTTCGACGGCGGGTACGCCGCCTACGTGCTCGCACGCGCCGAACGGGACCGCGCGGCGAACGTGATGGAAAGCAAACGCCAGCAACTCGTCAAGAAGGAGCTCGCCTGGCTGCGCCGGGGCGCCCCGGCACGCACGGCCAAACCCAAATTCCGCATCGAGGCCGCCAACGCCCTGATCGCCGACGTCCCCGAACCCCGTGACTCGACGGCCCTGAGCAAGATGGCAACCGCCCGGCTCGGCAAGGACGTCCTGGACCTCGAGAACGTATCGCTCGACTTCCTCGGGGGCGACGCCGGCCAAAAGCTGTTCGACAACATCACCCTGCGGCTCGCCCCGGGGGAGCGGCTCGGCCTGGTGGGCGTCAACGGCGCCGGCAAGACCACCTTGCTGAAGCTCCTGAACGGCGAGATCCAGCCGAGCTCCGGCAAGGTCAAGCGCGGCAAGACCGTGGTCACCGCGGTGCTCACCCAGGAAGTCAAAGAGCTCGACGACGTCTCCGACCTGCGCGTCATCGAGGTCATCGAACGCGAGAAACGGTCCTTCAACGTGGGCGGCAAGGAATTCACGGCCGGCCAGCTGGTGGAGCAGCTTGGCTTCACCAACGAAAAGCAATGGACGCCGGTCAAGGACCTCTCCGGCGGTGAGCGCCGCCGCCTCCAGCTGCTGCGCCTGCTGGTGGGCGAACCCAACGTCCTGATGCTCGATGAGCCCACCAACGACCTCGACACCGATACCCTCGCCGCCGTCGAAGACGTCCTGGACGGTTGGCCCGGAACCCTCGTTGTGGTCAGCCACGACCGCTACCTGCTGGAGCGCGTTACCGACCACCAGATGGCGCTCCTGGGCGACGGCAAGATCCGCGCCCTGCCGCGCGGTGTGGACCAGTACCTCGAGCTCCGCGAATCCGCCCTCGCCGGCTCCACCATCACCGGCGGCGGTAACCCCGTGACGGGCGCGAGCGGCAGCGCCACACCGGCCGCCACGGGCTCCTCCGAGGCCGAAAAGCGCGACGCCCGCAAGGCCAAGAACCGCATCGAACGCCAGATGGGCAAACTCGAGCAGGCCGAAAAGAAGATCCACGACCAAATGGTCAAGAGCACGGCCGGCTCCGACTTCGACGCCCTGGCAGAGCAAAACAAGAAGCTCAAGGACCTCGCCGGAGAACGCGAAGCCCTCGAACTTGAGTGGCTCGAAGCCCTGGAAGTCCTCGGCGAGTAA
- a CDS encoding TetR/AcrR family transcriptional regulator: MSNNPPRTRMTSVQRRRQLIDVGRGLFAARGLDGTTIEEIAACAGVSKPVIYEHFGSKEGMYTQVVDCEFHILLDAITAALTEEAKPRVLVERAALALLTYIEDHTEGFRILMRDAPPSQPEGAFSTLLSHVTARVEHILSDEFDRRGLSADDGAMYAQMLVGMVAMTGQWWQDSRQPDKQTVAAHLVNLAWNGLTGLQKDPELRGEG; the protein is encoded by the coding sequence GTGAGTAACAACCCACCCCGGACACGGATGACCAGCGTCCAGCGGCGCCGCCAGCTGATCGACGTCGGACGTGGCCTGTTCGCCGCACGCGGACTCGACGGAACCACAATCGAGGAAATTGCGGCCTGCGCAGGCGTTTCCAAACCCGTCATCTACGAGCACTTCGGCTCCAAAGAAGGCATGTACACGCAGGTGGTGGATTGTGAGTTCCACATTCTCCTGGACGCCATCACGGCTGCCCTGACCGAGGAAGCCAAACCGCGTGTCCTCGTTGAACGCGCAGCCCTGGCCCTCCTCACCTACATCGAAGACCACACCGAGGGCTTCCGCATCCTGATGCGCGACGCTCCCCCGTCCCAGCCGGAAGGCGCGTTCTCGACCCTCCTGTCCCACGTCACCGCCCGCGTGGAACACATCCTGTCCGACGAATTCGACCGCCGCGGCCTCAGCGCCGATGACGGCGCCATGTACGCCCAGATGCTCGTCGGCATGGTTGCCATGACCGGCCAGTGGTGGCAGGACAGCCGCCAGCCCGACAAGCAGACCGTTGCCGCCCACCTGGTCAACCTCGCCTGGAACGGCCTCACCGGCCTTCAGAAGGACCCGGAGCTGCGCGGGGAAGGCTGA
- the glmU gene encoding bifunctional UDP-N-acetylglucosamine diphosphorylase/glucosamine-1-phosphate N-acetyltransferase GlmU translates to MIPENTGPAAVIVLAAGAGTRMKSRTPKILHEIGGRSMVGHALLAARSINPGRLALVVRHERDLVAGHLNGLDPEALIVDQDDIPGTGRAVEVALEALDAQEKLEGTVVVTYGDVPLLTGSLLADLVATHEREGNAVTVLTALLDDATGYGRILRGEDGSVTGIREHKDSTEAERLVREVNSGIYAFDAAVLRDALVHVTTDNSQGEKYLTDVVGLARQSGGRVAAVVTEDRWQVEGANDRVQLAALGAELNRRTVEAWMRAGVTVVDPATTWIDSTVTLDEDVRILPNTQLHGTTTVARDAVVGPDSTLTDVRISEGAKVTRTHGSGAVIGAGASVGPFTYLRPGTVLGDTGKIGAFYETKNVTIGRGSKLSHLGYAGDAEIGEDTNIGCGNITANYDGEKKHRTVIGSGVRTGSNTVFVAPVTVGDGAYSGAGAVIRKDVPAGALVLSVAAQRNTEGWVVANRPGSRSAELAQAAMSDSSNTPASTEEGK, encoded by the coding sequence GTGATCCCCGAGAATACCGGCCCAGCCGCCGTCATAGTTCTGGCAGCAGGCGCCGGTACGCGGATGAAATCCCGTACCCCCAAGATCCTGCATGAGATCGGCGGCCGCTCGATGGTGGGCCACGCCCTCCTCGCGGCCCGCAGCATCAACCCCGGCCGGTTGGCCCTGGTAGTCCGCCATGAGCGCGACCTGGTCGCCGGCCACCTGAACGGGCTCGACCCTGAGGCCCTCATCGTGGACCAGGACGACATTCCCGGCACCGGACGTGCCGTGGAGGTCGCACTGGAAGCCCTCGATGCCCAGGAGAAGCTCGAAGGCACCGTCGTGGTCACCTACGGCGATGTGCCCCTCCTCACGGGGAGCCTTTTGGCAGACCTGGTGGCCACCCACGAACGCGAAGGCAACGCCGTCACGGTGCTCACCGCGCTGCTCGACGACGCCACGGGCTACGGCCGCATCCTCCGCGGCGAAGACGGCTCCGTCACCGGCATCCGCGAACACAAGGACTCCACCGAAGCCGAACGCCTGGTCCGCGAAGTCAACTCCGGCATTTACGCCTTCGACGCCGCAGTCCTTCGCGACGCGCTGGTTCACGTCACCACGGACAACTCGCAGGGCGAAAAGTACCTCACCGACGTGGTGGGCCTCGCCCGCCAGTCGGGCGGCCGGGTTGCCGCCGTCGTCACCGAAGACCGCTGGCAGGTGGAGGGCGCCAATGACCGCGTGCAGCTTGCAGCCCTCGGCGCTGAACTTAACCGCCGGACAGTTGAAGCGTGGATGCGGGCCGGAGTCACCGTTGTTGACCCCGCCACCACCTGGATCGACTCCACGGTCACCTTGGACGAGGATGTCCGTATCCTTCCCAACACGCAGCTGCACGGCACCACCACCGTGGCGAGGGACGCCGTCGTCGGCCCCGACTCCACCCTGACGGATGTCCGCATCAGTGAGGGCGCCAAGGTGACCCGCACACACGGCTCCGGCGCTGTCATCGGCGCGGGAGCCTCCGTCGGCCCCTTTACCTACCTGCGGCCCGGCACTGTGCTCGGCGACACGGGCAAAATCGGTGCGTTCTACGAAACCAAAAACGTCACGATCGGCCGCGGCTCCAAGCTGTCCCACCTCGGCTACGCCGGAGACGCCGAAATCGGCGAGGACACCAATATCGGTTGTGGAAACATCACAGCCAATTACGACGGCGAGAAGAAGCACCGCACGGTGATCGGCTCGGGTGTCCGTACAGGTTCCAACACAGTGTTTGTTGCACCGGTCACCGTGGGGGACGGTGCCTACAGTGGCGCCGGCGCGGTGATCCGCAAGGACGTCCCGGCCGGGGCGCTCGTCCTGTCTGTCGCTGCCCAGCGCAATACCGAGGGCTGGGTTGTTGCCAACCGCCCCGGCTCGCGCTCGGCAGAACTGGCCCAGGCAGCCATGTCAGACTCCTCAAATACCCCAGCATCAACAGAAGAGGGCAAGTAA
- a CDS encoding ribose-phosphate diphosphokinase: MSEITAHGEKKLVLAAGRAHPELAREIAKELGTELLPIDAYDFANGEIYVRAGESVRGTDAFVIQAHPAPLNNHLMEQLIMIDSLKRASAKRITVVSPFYPYARQDKKGRGREPISARLVADLYKTAGADRIMSVDLHTSQIQGFFDGPVDHLMAIPLLADYIRTRVSADNVTVVSPDTGRVRVAEQWAERLGGAPLAFVHKSRDLTVPNQAVSKTVVGQIEGRTCVLIDDMIDTGGTISGAVQVLKNAGAKDVIIAATHAVFSEPAAQRLAESGAREVVVTNTLPLGAHQHFPQLTVLSIAPLIARAIHEVFDDGSVTSLFDGNA, encoded by the coding sequence ATGAGCGAAATTACCGCACACGGCGAGAAGAAGCTGGTGCTTGCCGCCGGGCGGGCGCATCCCGAGCTGGCGCGGGAAATCGCCAAAGAGCTGGGGACCGAACTGCTCCCCATTGATGCCTACGACTTTGCCAACGGGGAAATCTACGTCCGCGCCGGCGAAAGCGTCCGGGGTACCGATGCCTTTGTCATCCAGGCCCACCCGGCGCCGCTGAACAACCACCTGATGGAACAGCTGATCATGATCGATTCGCTGAAGCGGGCATCCGCGAAGCGCATCACGGTGGTCTCGCCTTTCTACCCGTACGCACGGCAGGACAAAAAGGGCCGCGGCCGCGAACCCATTTCCGCCCGGCTGGTGGCAGATCTCTATAAGACTGCCGGCGCCGACCGCATCATGAGCGTTGACCTGCACACCTCGCAGATCCAGGGCTTCTTCGACGGCCCGGTGGACCACCTGATGGCCATCCCCCTCCTGGCGGACTACATCCGGACCCGGGTGTCCGCCGATAACGTCACCGTGGTGTCGCCGGATACCGGCCGCGTCCGCGTCGCCGAGCAGTGGGCCGAGCGCCTGGGCGGGGCGCCGCTGGCGTTTGTGCACAAGAGCCGTGACCTCACCGTTCCCAACCAGGCTGTGTCCAAAACCGTGGTGGGCCAGATCGAGGGCAGGACCTGCGTCCTGATCGATGACATGATCGACACCGGCGGCACCATTTCCGGCGCCGTCCAGGTCCTGAAGAACGCCGGGGCGAAGGACGTCATCATCGCTGCGACCCACGCTGTGTTCTCCGAGCCCGCCGCGCAGCGGCTGGCTGAATCGGGAGCCCGCGAAGTGGTCGTCACCAACACGTTGCCCCTCGGCGCCCACCAGCACTTCCCGCAGCTCACGGTGCTGTCCATCGCGCCGTTGATTGCCCGCGCCATCCACGAAGTGTTCGACGACGGTTCGGTCACCAGCCTGTTCGACGGCAACGCCTGA
- a CDS encoding 50S ribosomal protein L25/general stress protein Ctc: MSEQKLAAEVRTEFGKGFARRARMANLIPAVIYGHGAEPIHITLPAKATTLAVRTANALLSLDVNGEEHLALVKDVQRDPIKQIIEHIDLLTVIKGEKVTVDIPVHVVGELAPGNVFNQELTVISLEAEATHLPTAVEVNIEGRTAGQHIHASDLVLPKGATLLADADALVVNISEATEVSDEEAQASTEAAAE; this comes from the coding sequence ATGTCTGAGCAGAAGCTCGCAGCAGAAGTACGCACCGAATTCGGCAAGGGCTTTGCCCGCCGCGCGCGCATGGCCAACCTGATCCCCGCCGTTATCTACGGCCACGGCGCCGAGCCGATCCACATCACCCTTCCGGCCAAGGCCACCACGCTGGCAGTCCGCACCGCCAACGCCCTGCTGTCCCTGGACGTCAACGGCGAAGAGCACCTGGCCCTGGTCAAGGACGTCCAGCGCGACCCCATCAAGCAGATCATCGAGCACATCGACCTGCTGACCGTCATCAAGGGCGAGAAGGTCACCGTGGACATCCCCGTCCACGTTGTTGGCGAGCTTGCTCCGGGCAACGTCTTCAACCAGGAACTGACCGTCATCTCCCTCGAGGCTGAGGCAACCCACCTGCCCACCGCCGTCGAGGTGAACATCGAAGGCCGCACCGCCGGACAGCACATCCACGCTTCCGACCTGGTTCTGCCGAAGGGCGCCACCCTGCTGGCCGACGCCGACGCACTGGTTGTCAACATCTCCGAGGCCACCGAGGTTTCTGACGAAGAGGCCCAGGCTTCCACTGAAGCCGCAGCCGAGTAA
- the pth gene encoding aminoacyl-tRNA hydrolase produces MTDTWLIVGLGNPGAEYRGNRHNVGQMVLDELAGRLGGNFKIHKARAQVLEGRLGIGGPRVVLAKPLTYMNVSGGPVAGLANFYGIGPDHVVAVHDEIDIPFNTVKLKCGGGEGGHNGLRDISKAIGTKDYLRVRVGVGRPPGRMDTADYVLKDFGTAERKDVPFLLDEAADAVEMLVREGLTATQQKFHPAKTDV; encoded by the coding sequence ATGACTGACACCTGGCTGATCGTTGGGCTCGGAAACCCCGGGGCCGAATACAGGGGCAACAGGCACAACGTCGGCCAGATGGTTCTGGACGAACTCGCGGGCCGCCTGGGCGGGAACTTTAAAATCCACAAAGCCCGGGCCCAGGTCCTCGAGGGGCGGCTGGGGATTGGCGGTCCCCGCGTGGTGCTGGCCAAGCCGCTGACCTACATGAACGTTTCCGGCGGACCGGTGGCCGGCCTGGCAAATTTCTATGGCATCGGACCGGACCACGTGGTGGCTGTCCATGATGAGATCGACATCCCGTTTAACACGGTAAAGCTGAAATGCGGTGGTGGCGAGGGCGGCCATAACGGACTCAGGGACATCTCCAAGGCAATCGGCACGAAGGACTATCTCAGGGTTCGCGTGGGCGTGGGACGCCCGCCGGGCCGGATGGATACAGCGGATTATGTCTTAAAGGATTTTGGCACCGCCGAACGCAAAGACGTCCCGTTTTTGTTGGATGAGGCCGCTGATGCCGTGGAGATGCTGGTCAGGGAGGGGTTGACCGCCACCCAGCAGAAATTCCACCCCGCAAAAACAGACGTGTAG